From Camelus bactrianus isolate YW-2024 breed Bactrian camel chromosome 16, ASM4877302v1, whole genome shotgun sequence, the proteins below share one genomic window:
- the LOC105072081 gene encoding vitelline membrane outer layer protein 1 homolog encodes MELGAGAKLLLLLLWATCRRHASADGLGGYTSVIRVTNGGPWGDWAWPEMCPEGFFARGFSLKVEPPQGALGDDTALNGIRLHCVGRNAALDTHVVESESGRWGAWREPLWCPGGGFLVAFSLRVEVPVTPGDNTAANNVRFRCSDGTELQGPGLTWGKFGGWSEPCPKGLCGLQTKIQRPEGLLDDTALNDARFFCCRS; translated from the exons ATGGAGCTGGGTGCGGGAgccaagctgctgctgctgctgctgtgggcGACATGCCGCAGACATGCTAGCGCAGATGGTCTGGGCGGCTACACGTCGGTCATCAGGGTGACCAACGGGGGCCCCTGGGGCGACTGGGCCTGGCCCGAGATGTGTCCTGAGGGATTCTTCGCCAGAGGCTTCTCACTCAAG GTGGAGCCCCCACAAGGCGCTCTTGGAGACGACACCGCTCTGAACGGGATCCGGCTGCACTGCGTGGGGCGGAATGCGGCGCTCGACACTCACGTGGTGGAATCGGAGTCTGGAAG GTGGGGCGCGTGGAGGGAGCCCCTGTGGTGTCCCGGCGGCGGCTTCCTCGTGGCTTTCTCGCTCCGCGTGGAGGTCCCTGTGACCCCCGGGGACAACACGGCTGCGAACAACGTGCGCTTCCGCTGCTCCGACGGCACGGAGCTGCAGGGGCCCGGCCTGACCTGGGGCAAATTTGGAGGCTGGAGTGAGCCGTGCCCTAAAGGCTTGTGCGGCTTGCAGACCAAGATCCAGCGGCCCGAAGGCCTCCTTGATGACACCGCCCTAAACGACGCGCGCTTTTTCTGCTGCCGCAGTTGA